TAAATAACAAATTAGTTATTGTATTGACATTATCTTCGCAATGTTGAATTAGGTCCGATATCTTTTTACCTAACAATGTGGAGAGCAAAACcatatttattattaaaaattCGTGTTACTTGGAAGATCTTAGTATCATAATATCTTAGtagcaaaaaaaatttgatttattgtataatgatggttgattcatgattgacttgctaaatagaataaataaataagaaaaaaacataattgCAAAGAAGGATGGTTAGGATAATTTGTTGACAaaatgagatatatatatacatatttttttgaaaaggggttTGGAAATTCATTCATTTCCAAAATGATCTTTGAATTCttgaaaattcttctatgcCGCCTTGAATTCTTTATGTATCCTAGTTTTAAATGAAATGCTTTGCTCATAACATTCAAATTCCAAATACATTTATACTCTAATCACGTGTCACAGACCCACCTGTGCACCAACCACTTCTTCACCGAAACTTGTTCAATTTATAGCAGAAATGCAGAATATATGCAATAACTTTTTGCATTGCAGCCTTGCAGGTCTAAATGTCTTCTtcaataattaataaaaatctttcatcttttaCGCAAGCCTATATTTAGGtatatttatatttcatatggTTAACCACTGTTAATCATATCGTGATGGACCACTTAGATGGCGAGGGATTTTCTTGGCAAGAAGCAAGATATTCTATAcagttcaatttttttaatttatttaattttaataattttttcccCAAGGCTGCTCAATATGAGAGAGAAGAGGGCCTGGACGGTTGTAGGTGATGAAGAAAAcataagagaagaaagagaccAGATGCAgcattaatttgaaatatagGTACTATAATCAATCCTAGATAGACCAGCTACATAGGTTGTGACCTAGCAGATGACATACAGAACGATAACTTAAGGATTCCCACATGAGGAATCCCAAGTGGATCTCATAAACACCCACAACTTTATTCTCACGTTAATAATAATATGATCTCTGCGGCCGAAAATTGAGTATCCATCAACCTCTTCACTTCACACTGCAGCATaaaacaacaagaaatcagCTTCATCAATCCCCATCAGATGATattgacaaaataaataaataaacaggaaaaactgaaaacaattgaTATTCTGCAGTACTATGCTTACTTGTTGCAGTTGGTGGACGTGCTGATCTTGTAGGGAACGCTGACACCACATTTGCCGGGAAGACCAGAGGCGAGGTTAGGGTTAACTCCGGGAATGGATCCAGCTGCGTTCTTTAGGCAAGTACAAGTTTGCTTGCGGTCGGCTGTGGTCTTGGCCTGGCTGTTAAGGCTGCGGATTCCGTTGCAGCAAGCGGGAGGGACAGAGCCACCGGTCTTGACGTAGTTGATGCACGCTGCCAAGCTTTGGGTCACTTGGCCGCAAGTGATGGCCTGGGCGACGGGGACAGCCACCACAATGCACATGAGAGCCACCAAAGTAAGCTTCACCACTGCAGATGCCATAATGCACTATGGAGAAGATAAGGAAATATGTGTAGGAATGGGTTTTGTGATCACTAGAGTTGGGAGCTTGAGTGAGTTGGAACCATGCTATGGACTGTGGTTTATATAGAGGGGAGTTGGGTGAGTTTTACTAGCTTAGCATGTGTGAGTGATTAATTCTGCAGAGATTAATTTTCTCACGCCATACTGACCGGTCACATCATCTATATGATGACGGTAAGAAGACAAATACTGTATATTTCATTGAGGTGAAACTCAGTAGGATAGATTGCAAACATATCTTCTGTATATTTATGTTTCGTATTCACGTTCTTGGGTCTCCAATATAATTTGTTCTTCAATgacaaaacaaattaattacCGATGCggtaatgaaaataaaatctatTGTTCGATCATACAAATAGGATTTTGCACGGATTAAGACTGGCATGGATTTTGATCAAGTAATAACCAACTCAATTTCGCAATCGCATTTATTTCCTATATGTACATATATCCATGTTACATTAGAAAATTCCTACATGACcaattttagtagagaattgaTATATCCTGTAAATAAGCTTCATTGTTAGTGCTTTGCaaattaatcaatcataaattcttTGACTTGCTTCGTTGaacttttacaaaaaaaaataaaaaacgttCTTAACATGTGTTTAATGATTGTTTAGCATTGAAGCAAACTCTTGTCCTTTGAAACTAAAGCCGAAAGAGCATGTCGCACATGATTTGAGAACATGGGTGTTTGACGTAATGAACTCGTTTTAGGGGCTGATTTGTGTGACTATCTTTTCATGGCCCTTTGGTTATTATGGAGTGAGAGAAATAATCTTGTCTGGAAGGGTGGCAATTTCCAACCCATGCATATGATTGAGTGGTGTAAACAGAGGTTGGAAGATTTCCAACAATATCACCCAAAAGCAacgagaaaaaagaagagggtTCTGACTGAGTGGGAATGTCCTCCGGTCGTCCCACAGGACGGCtgaaaattaatattgatggtgcTTTTAGATTGGattgtggagttggagcattgGGATGGTGGTCATAGATGATTTGGATACGGGAGTTGTAGCTATTGCGAGGCATTTTCTGCATGCAAATTCGGTTATTAATATGAAAGCTAAAGCGTGTAGAGctcgttttcttttttgtatACATCAAGATTGGACGAAAATTGACATTGAGAGTGACTCTGCCCTTCTGATTGTTGCGCTCAAGAGTTCTGAGGTGAATTATTCGGAGATAAGTCGAATTTTAAATGattgtaaatattatttatcTGTTTTCAATCAGTTAGAATTTGGCATATTTACTGTGAACAAATGGTGTTGCACATAGGCTTGCACATCATCTTAGTGTTGCTTGATTAaatgatgtttggttagaggAGACTCCTGCTATTCTATTGTAGCACAGAGTTCAGGTTTTATTTTCCCCCCAATTGCAAAACtttaatattaatataataaataaaaccgAGCGTAGGACTGATCCTCCCAATTAGGCTGGATTCCAAACCTCTTTTTAAAAAACGAATAGCTTCTCCACAAAACATAATGAAGTAGTTGTATAATTCATAGAACATTTAGGCTAATTCCGTCAAGTAGTGCTAGAAACACTTTTGAATATATGAAAGCACTTCTAAACACTTCTTAATACAGAATTAAGTATGGCCTATAATATAATTCTCAATCAATCTCTAATCAAAATTCAACTGTGACGTTTCATTATGAGAAAGTTAGCTTGGTATGACTAGCCATATCATTGCTCGATAATGAAGAAGGATACAGGTCAAAAACGTATGTACGAGTTGGGAAGGAGTCGGTTGGCAGTTGTATTCAATTGAATGCTTTTGCACTATCCTCTAACCTCTAATTTTAAGCGATTAAATCCGAAGAGCCATTAATTATCTCACCATGCAGTTGGCACGTACACCTTAAACGCTCTCAAGGACAAATTCAGACTCGTACACTGATCGAATGAATGACAAAGAGACGGGGTACTGAGACAATATTAAATTTTCGAAATAGAAAGCCAGTAGATTAGTTCAAAACACATCTCAACTAGTGTCTAGTGAATATTGAGTTGTGACTAATCTAAGAGTTCACACCTCTAAGCTGACTAAGCACCTCTAAGGTTTCAGTACTTTGAATTATTATAGAACTTTTTCGAATGCAACGCAACTACAAATTGTACCATGTATAGGTGGAATTTATAACCCTTCTTGCCATAAGGATGTAAAATGAGAATTCCCCTAGA
Above is a genomic segment from Rosa chinensis cultivar Old Blush chromosome 3, RchiOBHm-V2, whole genome shotgun sequence containing:
- the LOC112193438 gene encoding non-specific lipid-transfer protein 1; the encoded protein is MASAVVKLTLVALMCIVVAVPVAQAITCGQVTQSLAACINYVKTGGSVPPACCNGIRSLNSQAKTTADRKQTCTCLKNAAGSIPGVNPNLASGLPGKCGVSVPYKISTSTNCNNVK